One genomic window of Glycine max cultivar Williams 82 chromosome 16, Glycine_max_v4.0, whole genome shotgun sequence includes the following:
- the CRK47 gene encoding cysteine-rich receptor-like protein kinase 6 isoform X4 — MMELFTNHKPIASMASYKILFLFLFVSFLNFATTDAQDERSTALFLSLYCYDGNTTANSAFQFNVRSLLSSLSSNAPGDNGFYNTTVPALNPSVFGLFMCRGDVPPQLCQHCVQNATQQLSSLCSLSIEAVIWYDECTVRYSNRSFFSTVDTRPALAFTNATNISNQESFMRSMFSVMNITADEAAKDDKKFATRQTTISEFQSLYCLAQCTPDLSPLDCRSCLSKVIGDLSWCCEGKQGASVLYPSCNVRYELYPFYRSTNTTIPPAWVPATNFPDADSQISEDPTYLNHSCPTNVTAYSTFQIYLSNLLSYLASNATNGKKYYKDNVETVYGLFMCRGDLPSQLCQQCVLNATHRISSVCNSLQEGIIWYSHCMLRYSNRNFFSEVEESPNFDMLNLTSSSTSIIPGQDYFTFTLSDTIVKLAKDAGDATDKYVTKSLKLTDSQTLYTLVQCTQDLSSKGCQNCLKDINEKIPWFRLGSVGGRVLYPSCNLRFELFPFYGGRGEETPSPIPGSGEETPSPMAGNPSTPGLQVGPEGVTLEPLQFSLAAIEAATSNFSNDNRIGKGGFGEVYKGILFDGRQIAVKRLSKSSKQGANEFKNEVLLIAKLQHRNLVTFIGFCLEELEKILIYEYVPNKSLDYFLFDPQRAKMLSWFERYNIIGGIARGTYYLHELSRLKIIHRDLKPSNVLLDENMIPKISDFGLARIVEINQDQGSTNRIVGTYGYMSPEYAMLGQFSEKSDVFSFGVMVLEIISGKKNLGLYEPHRVADGLLSCVWRQWRDQTPLSILDASINENYSEIEVIKCIQIGLLCVQQNPDDRPTMVAILSYLSSHLIELPRPQEPALFLHGRKDPKAFAQESSSSHNINASTLFSINEMSISQFLPR, encoded by the exons ATGATGGAGTTGTTTACAAACCATAAACCAATAGCATCCATGGCTTCCTACAAgattctcttcctcttcctctttgtTAGCTTCCTCAATTTTGCAACTACTGACGCACAGGATGAAAGATCCACCGCTCTCTTTCTATCCCTTTACTGCTACGATGGCAACACTACCGCTAACAGTGCCTTCCAATTTAACGTCAGGAGCCTCCTCTCTTCCTTGTCATCAAACGCCCCCGGCGACAACGGATTCTACAACACCACAGTCCCTGCACTAAACCCCTCTGTCTTCGGACTCTTCATGTGCAGGGGTGACGTTCCTCCTCAGCTTTGTCAACATTGCGTCCAAAATGCAACCCAGCAACTAAGCTCACTGTGCTCACTGTCCATTGAAGCTGTGATTTGGTACGATGAGTGCACGGTTCGTTATTCCAACCGCTCCTTCTTCTCCACCGTGGACACTAGGCCTGCACTTGCCTTCACGAATGCTACAAATATCTCAAACCAGGAAAGTTTCATGCGTTCAATGTTTTCTGTAATGAACATAACTGCAGATGAAGCTGCTAAGGATGACAAGAAGTTTGCCACAAGGCAAACAACCATATCTGAATTTCAGAGCCTTTATTGTCTTGCTCAGTGCACTCCAGATTTGTCACCCCTTGATTGCAGAAGCTGTCTCAGTAAAGTTATAGGAGACCTTTCATGGTGCTGTGAAGGAAAGCAGGGAGCGAGTGTTCTATACCCCAGTTGTAATGTTAGGTATGAATTGTACCCTTTCTACCGCTCCACAAATACAACTATACCACCAGCGTGGGTTCCTGCAACAAATTTTCCCGATGCAGATTCACAAATTTCAGAAGATCCAACTTATCTAAACCACAGTTGCCCAACCAATGTAACTGCTTACAGCACTTTCCAAATTTATCTCAGTAACCTTCTCTCTTACTTAGCTTCCAATGCCACAAATGGGAAGAAATATTACAAGGACAACGTAGAAACTGTGTATGGCCTCTTCATGTGCCGAGGCGATCTTCCCTCTCAACTCTGCCAACAATGCGTCCTGAACGCAACCCACCGAATATCCTCAGTTTGCAATTCACTTCAAGAGGGAATCATTTGGTACAGCCACTGCATGCTTCGATATTCCAATCGGAATTTCTTCTCAGAAGTGGAAGAAAGTCCAAATTTTGACATGCTGAATCTTACCAGTTCCTCCACCAGCATCATCCCCGGGCAAGACTACTTCACTTTTACATTATCAGATACCATAGTTAAGCTGGCGAAAGACGCAGGGGATGCCACTGACAAATACGTTACCAAATCATTAAAATTGACTGATTCGCAAACTCTGTATACTCTTGTTCAATGCACGCAGGATTTGTCTAGTAAGGGTTGTCAGAACTGTCTGAaagatataaatgaaaaaattccaTGGTTCCGCTTGGGAAGCGTAGGGGGAAGAGTTCTATATCCGAGCTGCAATCTCAGGTTTGAATTGTTCCCATTTTACGGGGGTAGAGGTGAAGAAACTCCGTCGCCAATACCGGGTAGTGGTGAAGAAACTCCATCGCCAATGGCGGGTAATCCTTCTACACCAGGCCTTCAAG TTGGTCCTGAAGGTGTCACTTTAGAGCCATTGCAATTTAGTTTGGCTGCAATTGAAGCAGCAACCAGCAACTTTTCAAATGATAATAGGATCGGCAAAGGCGGGTTTGGAGAAGTTTACAAG GGCATTCTTTTTGATGGACGACAAATAGCTGTAAAAAGACTCTCAAAAAGTTCTAAGCAAGGCGCAAATGAGTTTAAGAATGAGGTTTTATTAATAGCCAAACTTCAACACAGAAATCTTGTGACATTCATCGGATTTTGTCTTGAAGAACTTGAAAAAATACTTATCTACGAATATGTGCCAAACAAGAgtcttgattattttttatttg ATCCTCAACGAGCAAAGATGTTAAGTTGGTTTGAACGCTATAACATTATAGGAGGAATTGCCCGAGGAACTTATTACTTGCATGAATTATCTCGACTCAAAATCATACACCGTGATCTCAAACCTAGTAATGTTTTATTAGATGAaaatatgattccaaaaatttcaGATTTTGGTTTGGCTAGAATTGTTGAAATAAATCAAGACCAAGGAAGTACAAATAGAATTGTTGGAACATA TGGTTATATGTCTCCAGAATATGCAATGCTTGGacaattttcagaaaaatcAGATGTTTTTAGTTTTGGAGTGATGGTTCTAGAGATTATTTcaggaaaaaagaatttaggcttaTATGAACCACATCGTGTTGCTGATGGCCTCTTGAGTTGT GTTTGGAGACAATGGAGGGATCAAACACCCTTAAGCATACTAGACGCAAgtattaatgaaaattattcTGAAATTGAAGTTATTAAATGCATTCAAATTGGTTTATTATGTGTTCAACAAAATCCTGATGACAGACCCACAATGGTTGCAATTCTTTCTTATCTTAGTAGTCATTTAATTGAATTGCCACGTCCTCAAGAACCTGCCCTTTTCTTACATGGTAGAAAGGATCCTAAAGCATTTGCACAAGAATCAAGTTCAAGTCACAATATCAATGCTTCCACTTTATTCTCTATTAATGAAATGTCTATAAGTCAATTTCTTCCTCGATAG